A DNA window from Arachis duranensis cultivar V14167 chromosome 3, aradu.V14167.gnm2.J7QH, whole genome shotgun sequence contains the following coding sequences:
- the LOC107482280 gene encoding protein NO VEIN isoform X1 produces the protein MYGYQPHYHRGGAGNRPRQPAPQQPQNAAVGFQNPNPFPPYGSHRPNANGAPAWLGITPQQLPQTQNPNFPIQNAIGFAPQWPQTPNPKQAIIEQLDRAAATACRDFIAAGEYVSAWNVSQKALLALQVDSWNTLGIKMQQVPSFHRLMITEGKVNAFVHCFVGVRRITSLYDLKMAICRNEGVAEFEALGLGPFLRQPLVMHYFSVSPEATEVFEITSGEIVKFLSEFLDVSGSKEIKAEEFLDFIAKKRLVKCREWLGIRIHNLGMHIAAIREARNFEESTLEKCLKTLKVKREKIRKHPISSSQKKQLDERFSAIAQRVESFSSVEKSFRGKHIRFTSSSSEDEDCDYSTEDDQNQDNDIIKSSCSISTSQFGKSSERVSTCPYPSATEEMERLRVRCDPQAQLHLDSSQKQELGGPPRKKQKSENATSKSAPSKLLKKEKIESDANRIKNGTTAKVATDTSEDLSMDNDSLRMFVTTWKEACREHKVAEVLERMLRFYEVKSRRRKKVRMMFSSYPFIGLLNAAVSSIKSGTWNSIYDTLQAIGHDDLTNSLTTSSEYETIDIGPSLDYVPLPTKDSAKNTQRVSDEDVIRKISTYFDFDNAVYRNCNSPLERGFMLLRKFYKCEDWVSEQFGVKNFNSLGYGDFLSFVEKYVHHLPHELLKLLVGSTCGKSSLEACMSSNQLAFLVSQALSGLWDKEKITKKMISMLLIRQFPSVNFDVMENGALEDFLGSIGEQKSSVTSKCVLFSAAIIQKYHFEDSLRDGDNLCKISTDNLQMIQKTSSETVIAKKAIEVLLKAPMLSDLSKWSHWDFVFAPFLGSLTSWLLNDVNTKELLCLVTKDGKVIRLDQLATLDSFLEAAVQGSSFQTAVNLLSLVSLVGGEKYAPLSLLKCHAQRAFEIMFRNSIENIEVSNGNVLQSDGAVCKMKMLSEISTTKMTSEFNKQMHKLSSVVSTLSRFILKCLGFLPAEFHSFAADVLLSGMQSVSKDAASAILCECINMEQRLMLHEVGFSLGITEWINDYNSLISNDASDLSCAGSSCIKDAKTEKSTGLKHDQAIVDKTSVPQAEVASSPQAGGFNERGENSNVQSIGCPEDAFQHVEDTDAALVIESIRRDEFGLEPSLSDVENCILQKQHARLGRALHCLSQELYSQDSHFILELVQNADDNTYPDNVEPTLTFILQDSRIVILNNERGFSAQNMRALCDVGNSTKKGSNAGYIGKKGIGFKSVFRVTDAPEIHSNGFHVKFDISEGQIGFVLPTVVPPCDTCLLSRMASTDTDSCDDKHWNTCIVLPLKSHLPEGSVVNSIMTMFSDIHPSLLLFLHRLKCIKLRNLLNDTLIVMKKEISEDGIIKVSHGKEKMAWFVVSEKLQTKSFRFDVKTTEISMAFTLQESDDGYSPCLDQQPVFAYLPLRTYGLKFILQGDFVLPSSREEVDGDSPWNQWLLSEYPSLFVRALREFCMLPCFRNEPGKGLSAFMSFVPLVGEVHGFFSSLPRQIISKLRLMSCLLVEGDLNQWSPPCKVLRGWTEQVRNLLPDNILLEHLGLRYLDKNTVLSDTLARALGIEEFGPNILIRVLSSLCHTKSGMISMGMSWLASCLNTLYVTIFNSSGSMSANSEIREDILQCLQKLPFIPLSDGTYSSVDEGTIWLQSNTSSISFNSKHNLEAFPNICAKLRTVNPTLFPTSSADTSSLNTTILDNVTRLLQSIGVQQLSVHDVVKLHILPALSDETMANKNKVLMVEYLCFLMLHLSTTCSDCVIEKEHIISVLRGKSLLLTNCGFKCPAEVPIHFCAGLGNPVSPKKLADFVNMRWHEIEISYLKHPVNESFSSAWMKWREFFEKIGVTDFAQVVQVDKSVADVSDTTFKHAMWDRGLISPDSRVIDWESPEILHLVSLLSKSGNQENCKYLLEVLDRLWDACYADKTIGYFSNSDGDRYPFKSAFLCKLCDVQWVASSMDAELHYAKDLFYDCESVRMILGAFAPYASPKVKSERLVNDLGFKTRVTLGDILDILKAWRKNLPNSPFKASIRQMSKLYSFVWNEMAASKQKTMEDLMSGPFIFVPYSSVSSDDDVVCGTFLYPNEVYWHDSTGSVQEMKEFHPQCSSSLSPINKSLCTIYPGLRGFFVEECGVQESPPLRSYIQILLQLSTATLPSQAADKTFQVFLKWADGLKSGLLSLEDVIYLKDCLSKLEFPVLPTVQDKWVSLHPSFGLVCWSDDKKLKKEFKHSDNIDFLYFGELTKDDKEQVQNKISNLMKNLGIPAISEVVTREAIYYGLADCSLKESLINWILPYAQRYILKLHSARYAQLKQSNFDIVMRLKIIVVEKLFYRNVIKSCGSASTNRVECSCLLQENVLYTTQESDYHSLFMELSSLLFDGTSELHFANFLHMITTMAESGSSKEQIEFFIVNSQKVHKLPDEEPVWELSSVSTLEEVGKVLPLDQAPSVNGQLFTRRKAGVNKNWPPADWKTAPDFNYARANGLKTQAPGISNFTEATKDDYSESTTDRPVCAEQASLSFDWTIKDDQPANSVALVLHENNNLEGQSYHDFDPSAFAVHTGSDPVCLDEPLDEVNTNSSSVFSRRDRLQYGAFDAVQAKATGRLGELLACKYFVEKVGKDAVKWVNEVKETGYPYDIVIGEESNIEYIEVKATRSPRKDWFNITTNEWQFAFDKGESFSIAFVAIMENNVAKVTIFKNPVKLCHIGQLQLAVMMPRQQKQLPPSCHS, from the exons ATGTACGGCTACCAACCCCATTATCACCGTGGCGGTGCCGGAAACCGCCCCCGGCAGCCAGCTCCGCAACAGCCTCAGAACGCTGCCGTCGGATTTCAAAACCCTAACCCGTTTCCTCCGTACGGTTCCCACCGTCCGAACGCAAACGGTGCTCCGGCATGGCTTGGCATCACTCCCCAGCAGCTGCCCCAAACGCAGAACCCTAACTTCCCAATCCAAAACGCTATCGGCTTCGCACCGCAGTGGCCTCAAACTCCCAATCCAAAACAGGCCATCATCGAGCAGCTTGACCGTGCCGCCGCCACCGCCTGCCGGGACTTCATCGCCGCCGGAGAATATGTCTCTGCGTGGAATGTTTCCCAGAAAGCTCTTTTGGCACTCCAGGTTGATTCTTGGAACACTTTGGGCATTAAAATGCAGCAGGTTCCCTCGTTTCACCGACTCATGATCACTGAAGGCAAG GTGAATGCTTTTGTGCATTGCTTTGTTGGGGTCCGAAGAATCACTTCATTGTATGATTTGAAAATGGCAATATGCAGGAATGAAGGTGTTGCGGAATTTGAAGCACTGGGTTTGGGACCTTTTTTGCGGCAGCCTTTGGTAATGCATTATTTCTCAGTTAGTCCTGAAGCTACTGAAGTGTTTGAGATAACGAGTGGGGAGATAGTAAAGTTTCTAAGTGAGTTTTTAGATGTCTCCGGGAGTAAAGAAATTAAAGCTGaagaatttttggattttattgcCAAGAAGCGATTGGTCAAATGTAGGGAATGGCTTGGCATTCGGATTCACAACTTGgg AATGCATATAGCTGCCATACGGGAAGCTAGGAATTTTGAGGAATCAACACTGGAGAAATGCTTGAAGACTTTAAAAGTGAAAAGGGAGAAGATCAGGAAGCATCCTATTTCTTCCTCTCAGAAGAAACAGTTAGATGAACGTTTTAGTGCCATAGCTCAGCGTGTTGAGTCATTCTCTTCTGTGGAAAAGTCTTTTCGTGGGAAGCATATAAGATTTACTTCATCAAGCTCAGAAGATGAAGACTGCGATTATTCTACAGAGGATGATCAAAATCAAGATAATGACATCATTAAGAGCAGCTGCTCAATTTCAACGTCACAATTTGGAAAAAGTTCAGAACGAGTGAGTACTTGTCCTTACCCATCTGCAACTGAAGAGATGGAACGACTTCGGGTGAGGTGTGATCCACAGGCACAACTGCATCTGGATAGCAGCCAAAAACAGGAACTTGGTGGACCACCtaggaaaaaacaaaaatccgAGAATGCAACTTCAAAATCTGCTCCTTCTAAATTgcttaagaaagaaaaaattgaatctGATGCAAACCGGATCAAGAATGGTACCACAGCCAAGGTAGCAACTGACACGAGTGAAGATCTTTCAATGGATAATGATTCTTTACGGATGTTTGTCACAACCTGGAAAGAAGCATGTAGGGAGCACAAAGTTGCTGAG GTTTTGGAGAGGATGCTTCGATTTTATGAAGTAAAATCACGTCGAAGGAAGAAGGTCAGAATGATGTTCTCATCATATCCTTTCATCGGGTTACTGAATGCAGCT GTTTCATCTATCAAATCTGGAACATGGAACAGCATCTATGATACCTTACAAGCTATTGGCCATGATGATTTAACTAACTCTTTGACCACGAGTTCTGAATACGAGACCATAGATATTGGACCAAGCCTAGACTATGTACCACTCCCTACAAAGGACAGTGCAAAGAATACACAGA GAGTTTCTGATGAAGATGTTATCAGAAAGATTTCAACCTATTTTGACTTCGATAATGCAGTATATAGAAATTGTAACTCACCACTTGAACGTGGATTTATGTTGTTGAGGAAGTTTTATAAATGTGAAGATTGGGTGTCTGAGCAATTTGGGGTGAAGAATTTCAATTCTCTTGGCTATGGGGATTTCTTATCATTTGTTGAGAAGTATGTTCACCACCTGCCTCATGAACTACTCAAATTGCTAGTTGGTAGCACATGTGGAAAGTCCTCTTTGGAAGCTTGCATGTCCTCGAATCAGTTGGCCTTTTTGGTATCTCAGGCTCTTAGTGGTTTATGGGATAAAGAAAAGATAACTAAGAAGATGATTTCCATGCTGCTTATCAGACAGTTTCCTTCAGTTAATTTTGATGTGATGGAAAATGGTGCACTTGAGGATTTTCTGGGGTCTATTGGGGAGCAGAAGTCTTCTGTGACTTCAAAATGTGTTCTCTTTTCTGCAGCAATTATTCAAAAGTACCACTTTGAAGACTCATTACGTGATGGAGATAATTTGTGTAAGATCTCCACAGATAACTTGCAGATGATACAGAAAACAAGCTCCGAAACTGTTATAGCAAAAAAGGCAATTGAAGTCTTACTTAAGGCACCTATGTTGTCTGACTTGAGCAAGTGGTCTCACTGGGATTTTGTCTTTGCACCCTTCTTAGGCTCTCTTACATCATGGTTGTTGAACGATGTGAATACCAAGGAATTGTTGTGCTTGGTTACCAAGGATGGAAAGGTGATACGGTTAGATCAGTTGGCTACACTAGACTCATTTCTGGAGGCTGCAGTTCAGGGATCTTCTTTCCAAACAGCTGTGAATTTGCTATCTCTGGTCTCATTAGTTGGTGGAGAAAAATATGCTCCATTGTCACTTTTAAAATGCCATGCTCAGCGTGCGTTCGAAATCATGTTCAGAAACTCAATTGAAAATATTGAAGTTAGTAATGGCAATGTTCTCCAGTCTGATGGAGCTGTGTGTAAAATGAAAATGTTAAGTGAAATTTCAACTACAAAGATGACAAGTGAGTtcaacaaacaaatgcataaaCTGAGTAGCGTAGTGTCTACTTTGTCAAGATTTATCCTTAAATGCCTCGGTTTTCTGCCTGCTGAGTTCCATAGTTTTGCTGCTGATGTGTTACTTTCTGGAATGCAATCTGTTTCCAAGGATGCTGCTTCAGCAATTTTATGTGAATGCATCAATATGGAGCAACGTCTCATGCTTCATGAAGTAGGATTTTCTCTGGGTATTACCGAGTGGATTAATGATTATAATTCTCTTATTTCAAATGATGCTTCGGACTTGTCTTGTGCTGGTTCATCATGCATAAAAGATGCTAAGACTGAAAAAAGTACAGGCCTGAAACATGATCAAGCCATTGTCGATAAAACTTCTGTGCCACAAGCAGAAGTGGCTTCTTCACCTCAGGCTGGTGGGTTCAATGAAAGGGGTGAAAATTCTAATGTTCAATCTATCGGTTGCCCCGAAGATGCATTCCAACATGTTGAAGATACTGATGCAGCCTTGGTCATTGAATCAATTAGGCGAGACGAATTTGGTCTAGAGCCTAGCCTTTCTGATGTTGAGAATTGCATATTGCAGAAGCAGCATGCTCGATTGGGGAGAGCACTGCATTGCCTTTCACAAGAGCTATATTCCCAGGATTCACATTTTATTCTTGAATTG GTTCAAAATGCAGATGATAATACTTATCCAGATAATGTCGAACCAACACTAACATTTATTCTTCAAGATTCTAGGATTGTTATATTGAATAATGAGAGGGGTTTCTCTGCTCAAAATATGAGAGCACTTTGTGATGTTGGAAATTCAACAAAGAAAGGATCTAATGCTGGTTACATAGGGAAGAAAGGCATTGGCTTCAAGTCTGTGTTCCGT GTGACAGATGCTCCAGAGATTCATTCCAATGGTTTTCATGTTAAATTTGACATCAGCGAAGGACAGATTGGTTTTGTTTTACCTACAGTAGTACCTCCTTGTGATACTTGCCTGCTCAGTAGAATGGCATCTACTGATACCGATTCATGTGATGATAAACATTGGAACACATGCATAGTGCTGCCATTGAAGTCTCATCTTCCAGAAGGGAGTGTTGTGAATAGCATTATGACTATGTTTTCAGATATTCATCCTTCATTACTACTATTTCTTCACCGCCTGAAGTGTATCAAGCTAAGAAACTTGCTTAATGATACACTTATTGTTATGAAAAAGGAAATTTCAGAAGATGGAATCATTAAAGTGTCTCATGGGAAAGAGAAAATGGCATGGTTTGTTGTATCTGAGAAGTTGCAGACAAAGTCTTTTCGCTTTGATGTGAAAACAACTGAAATCTCTATGGCATTTACGCTACAGGAATCAGATGATGGATACAGTCCATGTCTAGATCAGCAGCCCGTTTTTGCGTATCTTCCTTTAAGAACATATGGCCTGAAATTCATTCTTCAAGGTGATTTTGTTCTTCCATCATCTAGGGAAGAAGTTGACGGAGATAGTCCATGGAATCAGTGGTTATTGTCAGAGTATCCTAGTTTATTTGTCAGAGCACTGAGAGAGTTTTGCATGCTTCCCTGTTTTAGGAATGAACCAGGAAAGGGGTTGTCTGCTTTCATGAGTTTTGTCCCTTTAGTTGGGGAAGTGCATGGTTTTTTCTCTAGTCTTCCTCGTCAGATTATTTCTAAACTGCGATTGATGAGTTGTTTACTTGTTGAAGGTGACCTCAATCAATGGTCTCCTCCATGCAAGGTATTGAGAGGATGGACAGAGCAGGTGCGCAATCTACTTCCTGATAATATACTTCTCGAACACCTTGGGCTTAGATACTTGGATAAAAATACAGTATTATCTGATACACTAGCAAGGGCACTAGGCATTGAGGAGTTTGGCCCAAACATTCTTATTAGAGTGCTGTCGTCTTTATGTCACACTAAGAGTGGGATGATATCAATGGGTATGAGTTGGTTGGCTTCTTGTCTAAACACACTCTATGTAACAATATTCAATTCATCTGGCTCAATGTCTGCTAATtctgaaataagagaagatatTCTTCAATGTCTTCAAAAGCTTCCATTTATTCCACTTTCAGATGGTACATATAGTTCAGTGGATGAAGGCACCATATGGCTGCAGTCCAATACATCAAGCATAAGTTTTAACAGCAAGCATAACCTGGAAGCTTTCCCTAATATATGTGCTAAATTAAGGACTGTAAACCCCACCCTTTTTCCCACCTCTTCTGCCGATACTTCAAGCTTGAATACAACTATCCTGGACAATGTTACACGGTTACTTCAAAGTATTGGTGTTCAACAGTTGTCTGTACATGATGTTGTGAAGCTTCATATTTTACCAGCTTTGTCAGATGAAACAATGGCAAACAAGAACAAAGTTTTGATGGTGGAATATTTATGTTTCTTAATGCTGCACCTATCAACTACCTGTTCAGATTGTGTCATTGAAAAGGAGCATATAATCTCAGTGTTACGGGGTAAATCTTTGTTATTGACTAACTGTGGCTTTAAATGTCCTGCTGAGGTTCCAATTCATTTCTGTGCCGGATTAGGAAATCCTGTCAGTCCAAAAAAGTTGGCTGATTTTGTGAACATGAGGTGGCATGAGATAGAGATAAGCTATTTGAAGCACCCAGTTAATGAGTCGTTTTCTTCTGCCTGGATGAAATGGAGGGAATTTTTTGAGAAAATTGGTGTCACAGATTTTGCCCAAGTAGTCCAGGTGGATAAGAGTGTTGCTGATGTATCTGACACCACTTTTAAGCATGCAATGTGGGATAGGGGTTTAATCTCACCTGATTCTAGAGTCATTGATTGGGAATCCCCAGAAATACTGCATTTAGTATCCTTATTGTCTAAAAGTGGCAATCAAGAAAATTGTAAATATCTCTTGGAGGTTCTTGATAGATTATGGGATGCCTGCTATGCTGATAAAACTATAGGTTACTTCTCTAATTCTGACGGAGATAGATATCCCTTTAAGTCTGCATTTTTGTGCAAGTTATGTGATGTGCAGTGGGTAGCATCATCCATGGATGCTGAGCTTCACTATGCTAAAGATTTATTTTACGATTGTGAATCAGTCCGGATGATCCTTGGAGCCTTTGCACCATATGCTTCCCCAAAG GTGAAAAGTGAAAGATTGGTAAATGATTTAGGGTTCAAGACAAGAGTAACTCTTGGTGACATTTTAGATATTCTTAAAGCTTGGAGAAAAAACTTACCAAATTCTCCATTCAAGGCCAG CATAAGACAAATGTCCAAATTGTATTCATTCGTTTGGAATGAAATGGCAGCTTCAAAGCAGAAAACCATGGAAGATTTGATGTCTGGACCTTTCATATTTGTCCCCTACTCATCTGTCTCTAGTGATGATGATGTTGTATGTGGAACATTTTTGTATCCAAATGAAGTCTATTGGCATGATTCAACTGGCTCTGTTCAGGAAATGAAGGAGTTCCATCCTCAATGCAGTTCATCTCTTTCCCCTATAAACAAGTCATTGTGCACTATTTACCCTGGCCTTCGTGGATTCTTTGTCGAGGAGTGTGGAGTACAAGAGTCACCTCCACTACGAAGCTATATTCAAATTTTGCTGCAGTTATCAACTGCCACTTTACCATCACAAGCAGCAGATAAG ACTTTCCAAGTTTTCCTCAAGTGGGCAGATGGATTAAAATCTGGTTTGCTGAGTCTTGAGGATGTCATATATTTGAAAGATTGTCTTTCCAAACTGGAATTCCCAGTGCTTCCTACTGTGCAAGATAAGTGGGTTTCATTACATCCTTCCTTTGGCCTTGTGTGCTGGTCTGATGATAAGAAgttgaaaaaagaatttaagCATTCAGATAACATTGACTTTCTGTACTTTGGCGAGCTAACCAAGGATGATAAAGAACAGGTTCAAAATAAAATCTCCAACCTCATGAAAAACTTAGGTATTCCTGCAATCTCAGAG GTTGTAACTCGTGAAGCAATATATTATGGTCTTGCTGATTGTAGCTTGAAAGAGTCATTGATTAACTGGATCCTGCCATATGCTCAGCGCTACATTCTTAAACTTCACAGTGCTAGATATGCTCAACTCAAGCAGTCCAATTTCGATATTGTGATGCGTCTCAAAATTATTGTTGTCGAGAAGCTTTTTTATAGGAATGTTATAAAGAGTTGTGGCAGTGCATCAACAAATCGAGTTGAATGTAGTTGTCTTCTGCAG GAAAACGTCCTGTACACCACCCAAGAATCAGATTATCATTCTTTGTTTATGGAGCTTTCTAGTTTATTATTTGATGGGACTTCTGAATTACATTTCGCAAATTTCCTTCATATGATAACAACCATGGCAGAGTCTGGGTCTTCTAAGGAgcaaatagaattttttatagtaaatagCCAAAAAGTGCATAAACTTCCAGATGAAGAACCTGTTTGGGAACTATCTTCTGTGTCAACACTGGAAGAGGTAGGCAAGGTGCTTCCCTTGGATCAAGCGCCATCAGTAAATGGACAGCTCTTTACAAGAAGAAAGGCTGGGGTCAACAAAAACTGGCCGCCTGCTGATTGGAAAACTGCGCCAGATTTTAATTATGCGCGTGCCAATGGTTTGAAGACACAAGCTCCTGGGATTAGCAACTTCACTGAAGCAACAAAGGATGATTATTCTGAAAGCACTACTGATCGACCTGTTTGTGCTGAGCAAGCATCACTTTCTTTTGATTGGACCATTAAAGATGACCAGCCGGCAAATTCGGTGGCATTAGTGTTGCATGAGAATAACAACTTGGAAGGTCAATCCTATCATGATTTTGATCCGAGTGCTTTTGCCGTCCATACTGGATCTGATCCTGTTTGCTTAGATGAACCTCTAGATGAAGTTAACACAAATTCGTCATCAGTTTTTAGCAGGAGAGATCGACTTCAATATGGCGCATTTGATGCAGTGCAAGCAAAGGCAACAGGCAGATTAGGTGAACTTCTTGCATGCAAATACTTTGTTGAGAAAGTTGGAAAGGATGCTGTAAAGTGGGTCAATGAAGTTAAAGAAACAGGATATCCATATGACATAGTCATCGGGGAGGAGAGCAATATAGAGTACATAGAAGTTAAAGCAACCAGATCCCCAAGAAAAGACTGGTTCAACATAACGACAAACGAATGGCAGTTTGCGTTTGATAAAGGTGAATCTTTTAGCATTGCATTTGTAGCAATAATGGAAAATAATGTTGCAAAGGtcacaattttcaaaaatcctgtGAAGTTATGCCATATTGGTCAGCTGCAATTGGCTGTCATGATGCCAAGACAACAGAAGCAGTTGCCTCCTAGCTGCCATTCCTAA